A genomic stretch from Kineosporia corallincola includes:
- the moeB gene encoding molybdopterin-synthase adenylyltransferase MoeB: MTVTPQAEQRYSRHLLLPEIGASGQQRLQEASVLLIGLGGLGSPALAYLAAAGVGTIGLLDDDRVEESNLQRQVIHRQEDLGRLKVDSAADAAARLNPLITVRRHPQRLTAANAAGLFAEYDLVIDGSDNFDTRYLVNDACEQTRTPWVWGAVLRFEGQVSTFWPGRGPVYRDLFPRPAPPGRAPSCAEAGVLGGVCGIIGSILATEAVKILTGSGESLLGRVLLLDTLAWTWRVLRLRPDPDRPPAPAPVTALTAAELAARLRDRREGNGDFVLIDVRDPEEHSAGTIPGALSIPLADLGSAYLPPDLPIVVHCASGVRSEQAVRLLRERGLREVSHLAGGFRSWLGC, translated from the coding sequence ATGACCGTGACCCCGCAGGCCGAGCAGCGGTACTCGCGGCACCTGCTCCTGCCCGAGATCGGCGCGAGCGGTCAGCAGCGGTTGCAGGAGGCGTCGGTGCTGCTGATCGGGCTGGGTGGTCTGGGATCACCGGCGCTGGCCTACCTCGCGGCGGCCGGGGTCGGCACCATCGGGCTGCTCGACGACGACCGGGTGGAGGAGTCCAACCTCCAGCGTCAGGTGATCCACCGTCAGGAAGACCTGGGCCGCCTCAAGGTCGACAGCGCCGCCGACGCCGCGGCCCGCCTGAACCCGCTGATCACCGTGCGGCGCCACCCGCAGCGCCTGACCGCCGCGAACGCCGCCGGCCTGTTCGCCGAGTACGACCTGGTGATCGACGGTTCCGACAACTTCGACACCCGCTACCTGGTCAACGACGCGTGCGAGCAGACCCGCACCCCGTGGGTGTGGGGCGCGGTGCTGCGCTTCGAGGGTCAGGTCAGCACGTTCTGGCCGGGCCGGGGCCCGGTCTACCGGGACCTGTTCCCGCGTCCCGCCCCGCCCGGCCGGGCGCCCTCGTGCGCGGAAGCCGGTGTGCTGGGCGGCGTCTGCGGCATCATCGGCTCGATCCTGGCCACCGAGGCCGTGAAAATCCTGACCGGCAGCGGGGAGTCACTGCTGGGCCGGGTGCTGCTGCTGGACACCCTCGCCTGGACCTGGCGTGTCCTGCGGCTGCGGCCCGACCCGGACCGGCCACCCGCGCCGGCACCGGTCACCGCCCTGACCGCGGCCGAGCTGGCCGCCCGGCTCCGGGACCGGCGCGAGGGCAACGGCGACTTCGTCCTGATCGACGTCCGTGATCCCGAAGAGCACTCCGCCGGAACGATTCCCGGTGCGCTGTCGATTCCGCTGGCCGACCTGGGGAGCGCGTACCTGCCCCCGGACCTGCCGATCGTGGTGCACTGTGCGTCGGGGGTCCGCTCCGAGCAGGCCGTGCGCCTGTTGCGTGAGCGCGGGCTGCGGGAGGTGAGCCACCTGGCCGGCGGTTTTCGGTCCTGGCTGGGCTGCTAA
- a CDS encoding sensor histidine kinase has protein sequence MISENERRGAVSGLRFRLVVFCLVIAVISIGTTAWIAVSSTSSSLNQQYSQNLSNTTAVYSALSEYAATQSSWDGVTPLVEDLEQRYRTRITLTHEGGTVIVDSHGTRPLLIGTRPTAVINPLQPDVSIGDVAVVGGVDARALGPYRLTPAQQAATRRSTAATQACIRDHDGLTVPVETLPNGRVFLTDNIDPLFCPLDDAGGLATVPERQAGQQLLPALARCFPSAHVTGRQQMTVTLATRKVTVEPASAGFLDAVGRLLSQTSGSTRECVIAARRAQLAPFVAPPAQLFLSTSVTSTLPGLTGVGLRRVVLAGTVILLATLTICFVAASRVRRPLAELTDAVTRIAAGARTGALSLHGTSEMRQLAVAVNDLTVQLDTAEQRRQDMVSDIAHELRTPLGNVRGWVEAMQDGVVDPDAATLGRVHGEALVLQRLIDDLQDLALADAGQLALHPERIDLAVLAEQVVTTARVGAPGAVAMSLDARGDAVVQADPVRFRQIVGNLVSNAQRATATGSIRVTVTGRRDEVTVAVTDTGRGIGEDDLPHLFDRFWRADKSRSRARGGSGLGLAITHALVTAHGGHITVTSEVMHGTTVTVHLPRRLTPG, from the coding sequence ATGATCTCTGAGAACGAGCGGCGCGGGGCAGTGTCCGGACTGCGCTTCCGGCTCGTGGTCTTCTGCCTGGTGATCGCCGTGATCTCGATCGGCACCACGGCATGGATCGCCGTCAGCAGTACATCCTCGTCACTCAACCAGCAGTACAGCCAGAACCTCAGCAATACCACGGCCGTGTACTCGGCCCTGTCGGAATACGCTGCCACGCAATCGTCCTGGGACGGGGTGACACCTCTGGTCGAAGACCTTGAGCAGCGCTACCGCACCAGGATCACCCTGACCCACGAGGGCGGCACGGTGATCGTCGACTCCCACGGTACCCGGCCCCTTCTCATCGGGACCCGCCCGACCGCGGTGATCAATCCACTGCAACCGGACGTGTCGATCGGGGACGTGGCCGTCGTCGGCGGGGTGGACGCCCGGGCGCTGGGCCCGTACCGGCTGACACCTGCACAGCAGGCCGCCACCCGGCGCAGTACGGCGGCGACACAGGCTTGCATCCGTGATCACGACGGGCTCACCGTTCCCGTCGAGACGCTTCCCAACGGTCGTGTCTTCCTGACCGACAACATCGATCCGTTGTTCTGTCCCTTGGATGATGCCGGGGGCCTGGCCACCGTGCCGGAACGACAGGCCGGGCAGCAGCTTCTTCCCGCTCTGGCCCGTTGCTTTCCCTCGGCTCACGTCACCGGGAGGCAGCAGATGACGGTGACGTTGGCGACCCGCAAAGTCACCGTCGAGCCCGCGTCGGCCGGTTTTCTCGATGCGGTCGGCCGGCTGCTGTCCCAGACCTCCGGTTCCACGAGGGAGTGTGTCATCGCCGCGCGTCGGGCCCAGCTGGCGCCCTTCGTCGCACCCCCCGCCCAGCTGTTCCTGTCGACGTCGGTCACTTCGACCCTGCCGGGACTGACAGGCGTGGGATTACGCCGCGTCGTCCTGGCCGGTACGGTCATTCTGCTGGCCACCCTGACGATCTGCTTCGTCGCAGCGAGTCGCGTACGCCGTCCTCTGGCCGAATTGACCGACGCGGTGACCCGTATCGCGGCGGGTGCACGGACCGGGGCCCTGTCGTTGCACGGCACCAGCGAGATGCGGCAGCTGGCTGTCGCCGTGAACGACCTCACCGTGCAGCTCGACACCGCCGAGCAACGCCGTCAGGACATGGTCAGCGACATCGCGCACGAGCTGCGCACACCACTGGGGAATGTCCGGGGCTGGGTCGAGGCGATGCAGGACGGGGTCGTCGATCCCGACGCTGCCACGCTGGGGCGCGTCCACGGTGAGGCGCTGGTGCTCCAGCGCCTGATCGACGATCTTCAGGACCTGGCTCTGGCCGACGCCGGGCAACTGGCACTGCACCCCGAGCGGATCGACCTCGCGGTGCTCGCCGAACAGGTCGTGACCACGGCCCGAGTCGGCGCCCCCGGCGCGGTCGCGATGTCGCTGGACGCCCGGGGAGACGCCGTGGTGCAGGCCGATCCGGTGCGGTTCCGGCAGATCGTCGGCAACCTCGTCTCGAACGCGCAACGGGCGACGGCCACCGGTAGCATCCGCGTCACCGTCACCGGCCGCAGAGATGAGGTCACCGTCGCCGTCACCGACACCGGGCGGGGGATCGGCGAGGACGATCTGCCCCATCTGTTCGACCGCTTCTGGCGAGCGGACAAGTCCCGCAGCCGGGCCCGGGGCGGCAGCGGCCTCGGCCTGGCGATCACTCACGCTCTGGTCACCGCTCATGGTGGGCACATCACCGTGACCAGCGAAGTTATGCACGGGACGACCGTGACGGTGCATCTGCCCCGCCGGCTCACACCAGGCTGA
- a CDS encoding ABC transporter permease, protein MRSTRRNNLRPTRLALADVARLGATGLRTRPLRTVLAAAGIAIGVAAMVAIVGISSSGGAEIQRRIESLGPNLLHVTGAHRAQGEGLATLPRTTRTSIARIGPVLAASATASLPFSAYRNDHVPAGETGSLAVLAADPTLLGTLHADVAFGSWFTTASARYPSVVLGSAAAQRLGIDRLGADVVVGAELVPVVGVLDPVPLAPEIDTSVLMGWETARSHYRFAGHPTSVYVRVVQDQLDAVGTIIPRSVSPTAPETIAVGIPSDAIAAGQAATATTSGLLIGLAGVALVIGGIGIANTMIVSVLERRPEVGLRRALGATRGQVRVQFLSEAILLSVLGGVTGCVCGSVVTTVYAQIQGWPVVVPLWVSSTGVGVTVLVGAVSGFYPAMRASRISPTAALAAL, encoded by the coding sequence ATGAGGAGTACGCGGAGGAACAACCTGCGGCCCACACGGCTGGCCCTGGCTGACGTGGCCCGGCTGGGGGCCACCGGCCTGCGGACAAGGCCCCTACGAACGGTTCTGGCTGCCGCGGGCATCGCGATCGGCGTCGCCGCCATGGTGGCCATCGTCGGTATCTCCTCCTCCGGCGGAGCTGAGATCCAGCGGCGAATCGAAAGCCTCGGCCCCAACCTGCTGCACGTGACCGGAGCTCACCGGGCGCAGGGCGAGGGCCTGGCCACCCTGCCGAGGACCACCCGCACGAGCATTGCCCGGATCGGCCCGGTGCTCGCGGCCTCGGCCACCGCGTCGCTGCCGTTCAGCGCCTACCGCAACGACCACGTCCCAGCAGGGGAGACAGGCAGCCTCGCCGTGCTGGCCGCGGATCCGACCCTACTCGGCACACTGCACGCCGACGTCGCCTTCGGGAGCTGGTTCACCACAGCGTCCGCGCGGTATCCCTCGGTCGTCCTGGGTTCCGCCGCGGCCCAGCGGCTCGGGATCGACCGGCTGGGCGCCGACGTCGTGGTGGGAGCCGAGCTGGTTCCGGTGGTGGGTGTGCTCGATCCCGTGCCCCTCGCACCCGAGATCGACACCTCGGTGCTGATGGGATGGGAAACCGCCCGCTCCCACTACCGGTTCGCCGGTCACCCCACCAGCGTCTACGTGCGGGTGGTGCAGGACCAGCTCGACGCGGTAGGCACCATCATTCCCCGGTCGGTCTCGCCGACCGCTCCCGAAACAATAGCGGTGGGAATCCCCTCGGATGCGATCGCGGCGGGTCAGGCGGCCACAGCGACGACGTCCGGCCTGCTGATCGGCCTGGCCGGGGTGGCATTGGTGATCGGCGGCATCGGCATCGCCAACACCATGATCGTCTCAGTCCTCGAACGGCGCCCGGAAGTCGGGTTGCGCCGCGCCCTCGGCGCAACCCGGGGACAGGTGCGGGTGCAGTTCTTGAGCGAGGCGATCCTGCTGTCGGTCCTCGGAGGGGTGACGGGTTGCGTGTGCGGGAGCGTGGTGACGACGGTCTACGCTCAGATCCAGGGGTGGCCGGTCGTGGTGCCGCTGTGGGTGAGCTCCACCGGTGTGGGGGTCACCGTCCTGGTCGGGGCCGTCTCCGGCTTCTACCCGGCGATGCGGGCGAGCCGGATCTCCCCGACCGCCGCCCTGGCAGCCCTGTGA
- the thiO gene encoding glycine oxidase ThiO, giving the protein MNSTVMQGNSGSPDVIVLGGGIIGLSSAWSLARAGLRVVVVDPAGAVARPRPGATWAAAGMLAPVSEASLAHEPLTRLGTAAVQRFPDLVESIRQAGGPDPQWRRTGSVAVAYDSADRDELRRRHDVQHRWGLDARMLEADECRDLEPALDPGVAGGVLIPDDHQVNPRRLVAGLLHMLTRVAGVEVIARAGRPQLVGGRVEGVRLDDGQMRSAPVVVLATGAWSSDVCPVRPVKGQILRLRMSARDALLRHPVRGIVAGREVYLVPRADGELVVGATTEDVGLDESVTAAGVYELLRDAITLVPGIQDLELTETLARCRPASPDGLPLIGRCHVPGLVLATGHGRHGVLLSALTGDAVRDAVLGRPQDDAVTACDPGRFTDPVTLEGRAA; this is encoded by the coding sequence GTGAACAGCACTGTCATGCAGGGCAATTCGGGTTCACCGGACGTCATCGTGCTCGGCGGCGGCATCATCGGCCTGTCCAGCGCCTGGTCCCTGGCCCGTGCGGGGCTGCGGGTCGTGGTGGTGGATCCGGCCGGTGCCGTCGCGCGGCCACGTCCGGGAGCCACCTGGGCCGCGGCCGGCATGCTCGCCCCGGTCAGTGAGGCCAGCCTCGCCCACGAGCCCCTCACCCGCCTGGGAACGGCTGCCGTGCAGCGCTTCCCCGACCTGGTCGAGAGCATCCGGCAGGCCGGCGGCCCCGATCCGCAGTGGCGCCGCACCGGTTCGGTGGCCGTGGCCTACGACAGCGCCGACCGCGACGAGCTGCGCAGACGTCACGACGTGCAGCACCGCTGGGGTCTGGACGCCCGCATGCTGGAGGCGGACGAGTGCCGCGATCTGGAACCGGCCCTCGATCCGGGCGTGGCCGGCGGCGTCCTGATTCCCGATGACCATCAGGTGAATCCGCGCCGTCTGGTCGCCGGCCTGCTGCACATGCTGACCCGGGTGGCCGGGGTCGAGGTGATCGCCCGGGCCGGGCGCCCGCAGCTGGTGGGCGGCCGGGTCGAGGGGGTGCGGCTGGATGACGGGCAGATGCGGTCGGCACCGGTCGTCGTGCTGGCCACCGGGGCCTGGAGCAGCGACGTCTGCCCCGTGCGCCCGGTCAAGGGGCAGATCCTGAGGCTGCGAATGTCCGCGCGGGATGCGCTGTTACGGCATCCGGTGCGCGGGATCGTCGCCGGGCGGGAGGTGTACCTGGTGCCGCGGGCCGACGGTGAACTGGTGGTGGGGGCCACCACCGAAGACGTCGGCCTGGACGAGAGTGTCACCGCCGCAGGCGTGTACGAGCTGCTGCGCGACGCGATCACTCTGGTGCCCGGCATCCAGGACCTGGAGCTGACCGAGACGCTGGCGCGCTGCCGCCCCGCCTCCCCCGACGGCCTGCCGCTGATCGGCAGGTGCCACGTGCCCGGCCTGGTGCTGGCCACCGGGCACGGCCGCCACGGCGTCCTGCTCAGCGCCCTGACCGGCGACGCCGTGCGGGACGCGGTGCTGGGCCGGCCGCAGGACGACGCGGTGACGGCCTGCGATCCGGGACGTTTCACCGATCCGGTGACGCTGGAGGGACGGGCGGCATGA
- a CDS encoding galactose-binding domain-containing protein — MSPSHTLPRPGRGSLAMLAGLVLALASFLVLTPAGPASAAATLLSQGRPATASSSENGAATAAGLAVDGDTGTRWSSAFSDPQWLQVDLGSSQAISQIRLNWEAAYASAFTVQTSPDASTWTTITPVTAGTAGIQTIDVSGTGRYVRMNGTARATAYGYSLWEFQVYGGTDTGTLPTSDTPDFGANVKIYDPSTPAATIQADVDAAFNSQLNSSTAQFGTQRYAFLFKPGTYGRVWANLGFYTSVAGLGLNPDDVTINGALNVDSGWNYGDTANATQNFWRSAENLSVVPEGGTDRWAVSQAAPMRRVHIKGNLTMGPSNQDTGQGYSSGGYLADSKVDGQISSGSQQQWYTRDSTIGSWTGGVWNMVFSGVSGAPAHAFPSPPHTTLAATPVTREKPYLYVDSAGKYRVFVPSVRRNSAGATWPNTAGSSIPMSQFYVARPGDSAARINQALAQGLNLFFTPGTYTLSETIRVTRADTVVTGIGFPTLIPSGGVTALSVADVDGVKISGLTFDAGTTNSPTLMTVGTAGTHTDHAANPISVQDVFFRVGSSVQGKATTTLAVHSDDTLIDHIWAWRADHGGAATGWTANTGDTGVLVNGDDVLATGLFVEHYQKYEVIWNGNRGRTIFFQNEKPYDVPNQASWMNGSQNGYAAYKVADAVTDHEVWGGGSYAFFSANPAVKLDHAFEVPNKTGVKLHSVLTVSLGDVGTISNVVNNTGGAVPNPAGNTVPRNVVSYP, encoded by the coding sequence ATGTCTCCCTCCCACACGCTGCCCCGGCCGGGGCGCGGGTCCCTCGCGATGCTGGCCGGCCTCGTGCTGGCCCTCGCGAGTTTCCTCGTGCTCACCCCGGCCGGGCCCGCCTCGGCCGCGGCCACCCTGCTGTCGCAGGGGCGCCCGGCCACCGCCTCCTCCAGCGAGAACGGCGCCGCCACCGCAGCCGGCCTGGCCGTCGACGGGGACACCGGAACCCGCTGGTCCAGTGCCTTCTCCGACCCGCAGTGGCTCCAGGTCGACCTGGGCAGCAGCCAGGCGATCAGCCAGATCCGGCTGAACTGGGAAGCGGCGTACGCGTCGGCCTTCACCGTGCAGACCTCGCCGGACGCGAGCACCTGGACCACCATCACGCCGGTCACCGCCGGCACCGCCGGGATCCAGACCATCGATGTGAGCGGAACCGGGCGCTACGTGCGGATGAACGGGACCGCCCGGGCCACCGCGTACGGCTACTCGCTGTGGGAGTTCCAGGTCTACGGCGGCACCGACACCGGCACGCTGCCGACCTCCGACACCCCGGACTTCGGCGCGAACGTCAAGATCTACGACCCGTCGACGCCGGCAGCCACCATCCAGGCGGACGTCGACGCGGCCTTCAACTCCCAGCTGAACAGCTCCACCGCGCAGTTCGGGACGCAGCGCTACGCCTTCCTTTTCAAGCCGGGAACGTACGGCCGGGTCTGGGCGAACCTGGGTTTCTACACCTCGGTGGCCGGTCTCGGTCTCAACCCCGACGACGTGACGATCAACGGCGCGCTCAACGTGGACTCCGGCTGGAACTACGGCGACACGGCGAACGCCACCCAGAACTTCTGGCGCAGCGCGGAGAACCTGTCCGTGGTGCCCGAGGGCGGCACCGACCGGTGGGCGGTGTCGCAGGCGGCGCCGATGCGCCGGGTACACATCAAGGGCAACCTGACCATGGGGCCGTCCAACCAGGACACCGGGCAGGGCTACTCCAGCGGCGGCTACCTGGCCGACAGCAAGGTGGACGGGCAGATCTCCTCCGGGTCGCAGCAGCAGTGGTACACCCGCGACAGCACGATCGGCAGCTGGACCGGTGGGGTGTGGAACATGGTGTTCTCCGGCGTCAGCGGGGCACCGGCCCACGCGTTCCCGAGCCCGCCGCACACCACGCTGGCCGCCACCCCGGTGACCCGCGAAAAGCCCTACCTGTACGTGGACAGCGCGGGGAAGTACCGGGTGTTCGTGCCCTCGGTGCGACGCAACTCGGCGGGAGCCACCTGGCCGAACACGGCCGGCAGCTCGATCCCGATGAGCCAGTTCTACGTGGCCAGGCCGGGTGACAGCGCGGCGCGCATCAACCAGGCCCTGGCCCAGGGGCTGAACCTGTTCTTCACGCCCGGCACCTACACCCTGAGCGAGACGATCCGGGTGACCCGGGCCGACACCGTCGTCACCGGCATCGGTTTCCCGACGCTGATCCCCTCCGGCGGCGTCACCGCGCTGAGCGTGGCCGACGTGGACGGCGTCAAGATCAGCGGCCTGACCTTCGACGCGGGGACGACGAACAGCCCCACCCTGATGACCGTGGGCACGGCCGGCACGCACACCGACCACGCGGCGAACCCGATCAGCGTGCAGGACGTGTTCTTCCGCGTCGGCAGCAGCGTGCAGGGCAAGGCGACCACGACCCTGGCCGTGCACAGCGACGACACGCTCATCGACCACATCTGGGCCTGGCGGGCCGACCACGGCGGTGCTGCCACCGGCTGGACCGCCAACACCGGTGACACCGGCGTGCTGGTCAACGGGGACGACGTGCTGGCCACCGGCCTGTTCGTCGAGCATTACCAGAAGTACGAGGTGATCTGGAACGGCAACCGCGGCCGGACGATCTTCTTCCAGAACGAGAAGCCGTACGACGTGCCGAACCAGGCGTCCTGGATGAACGGGTCGCAGAACGGTTACGCCGCCTACAAGGTCGCGGACGCCGTCACCGATCACGAGGTGTGGGGCGGCGGCTCGTACGCGTTCTTCAGCGCCAACCCGGCGGTGAAACTGGACCACGCGTTCGAGGTGCCGAACAAGACGGGGGTCAAGCTGCACAGCGTGCTGACCGTCTCGCTCGGCGACGTCGGCACGATCAGCAACGTCGTCAACAACACCGGCGGGGCGGTGCCCAACCCGGCCGGGAACACCGTGCCGCGCAACGTGGTCTCCTATCCCTGA
- a CDS encoding sulfotransferase domain-containing protein, translating into MPMPARVYDSPRDDGSRWAEFAFRPGDVVVSAPAKSGTTWSQMICALLLRGPGEQPVPLGEISPWLDARTMPRAEVFAALEAQPGRRVIKTHTPLDGVPVVPGVHYLVVARHPLDAAVSLYHQFGNMDRAELRRRQGRGDGPVPALPPLREWLREWIFADADPVSVPTGLAGMLHHPAVAWPRRHDENVLLVHYADLSADPAGQIRRIATFLLVEMPDEAMPDLVRATGLDAMRAQADQLISRALPFRDRAAFFRSGRSGTGLEAVDAQTLAHYRERAARLLPAGLSEWLHRP; encoded by the coding sequence ATGCCGATGCCCGCCCGTGTGTACGACAGCCCCCGTGACGACGGTAGCCGCTGGGCGGAATTCGCCTTCCGCCCCGGCGATGTCGTGGTCAGCGCCCCGGCCAAGTCCGGCACCACGTGGAGCCAGATGATCTGTGCGCTCCTGCTGCGGGGGCCCGGGGAGCAGCCGGTTCCGCTGGGTGAGATCTCCCCCTGGCTCGACGCCCGCACCATGCCCCGGGCGGAGGTCTTCGCCGCGCTGGAGGCACAGCCGGGCCGGCGGGTGATCAAGACGCACACCCCGCTGGACGGTGTGCCCGTGGTGCCGGGCGTGCACTACCTGGTGGTGGCGCGGCATCCGCTCGATGCGGCGGTTTCGCTCTACCACCAGTTCGGCAACATGGACCGGGCCGAGCTGCGGCGCCGGCAGGGCCGGGGCGACGGCCCCGTCCCGGCCCTGCCGCCGCTGCGGGAATGGTTGCGGGAGTGGATTTTCGCCGACGCCGACCCGGTCTCGGTGCCGACCGGCCTGGCCGGGATGCTGCACCACCCGGCCGTCGCGTGGCCACGGCGGCACGACGAGAACGTGCTGCTGGTGCACTACGCGGATCTGTCCGCCGACCCGGCGGGCCAGATCCGGCGGATCGCCACGTTCCTGCTGGTCGAGATGCCCGACGAGGCGATGCCGGACCTGGTCCGCGCCACCGGTCTGGACGCCATGCGGGCCCAGGCCGACCAGCTGATCTCCCGCGCCCTGCCGTTCCGGGACCGCGCCGCGTTCTTCCGCTCCGGCCGCTCGGGCACCGGGCTGGAGGCCGTCGACGCGCAGACCCTGGCCCACTACCGCGAGCGCGCCGCCCGGCTGCTGCCCGCCGGGCTTTCCGAATGGCTGCATCGGCCCTGA
- a CDS encoding thiazole synthase produces the protein MSDDLVIAGRTFRSRLILGTGGASDDALLERTLRASGTELTTVAMRRVDGSRAGTLSGLMREAGVSLLPNTAGCRTARDALLTARLARESLGTPWVKLEVVADDDTLLPDAPELLRAASLLVDDGFTVLAYTNDDPALALRLQRLGCAAVMPLGSPIGTGLGILNPHNIRLIASTLHVPVILDAGVGTASDAALAMELGCDGVLLASAVNRAQDPELMATAMAHAVTAGRAAFRAGRIPRRDRALASSPHQGRPEFSPPTSLIDSGARA, from the coding sequence ATGAGTGACGACCTGGTGATCGCGGGCCGTACCTTCCGTTCCCGGCTGATTCTGGGGACCGGCGGCGCGAGCGACGACGCCCTGCTGGAGCGCACGCTACGGGCGTCGGGCACCGAGCTGACCACCGTGGCGATGCGCCGCGTGGACGGTTCCCGGGCCGGCACGCTGTCCGGGCTGATGCGCGAGGCCGGGGTGAGTCTGCTGCCGAACACGGCGGGCTGCCGTACCGCGCGCGACGCGCTCCTGACGGCCAGGCTCGCCCGGGAGTCGCTGGGCACGCCGTGGGTGAAGCTCGAGGTGGTGGCAGACGACGACACGCTGCTGCCCGACGCCCCCGAACTCCTGCGCGCGGCGTCCCTTCTCGTCGACGACGGCTTTACCGTGCTGGCCTACACCAACGACGATCCTGCCCTGGCCCTGCGTCTGCAACGGCTCGGCTGCGCCGCGGTCATGCCGCTCGGCTCCCCGATCGGCACCGGGCTGGGCATCCTGAACCCGCACAACATCCGGCTGATCGCCTCCACCTTGCACGTGCCGGTGATTCTGGACGCCGGTGTCGGCACCGCTTCCGACGCCGCCCTGGCGATGGAGCTGGGATGCGACGGCGTGCTCCTGGCCAGCGCCGTCAACCGGGCCCAGGATCCCGAGCTGATGGCCACCGCGATGGCGCACGCGGTGACGGCGGGACGCGCCGCGTTCCGGGCCGGGCGGATTCCCCGCCGCGACCGGGCCCTGGCCTCCTCGCCTCACCAGGGCCGCCCCGAATTCTCGCCACCGACGTCCCTGATCGACTCCGGGGCCCGCGCATGA
- the thiS gene encoding sulfur carrier protein ThiS yields MIDVWVNGQQRKVPREATVEDVVRLVTGADCLDGIAVARAEEVVPAGAWSRTCVTTGDRLEILGAVAGG; encoded by the coding sequence ATGATCGACGTGTGGGTGAACGGCCAGCAGCGCAAGGTTCCGCGTGAGGCCACCGTGGAAGACGTCGTACGGCTGGTGACCGGCGCGGACTGCCTCGACGGCATCGCGGTGGCGCGGGCCGAGGAGGTGGTGCCGGCCGGGGCCTGGTCGCGCACGTGCGTGACGACGGGCGACCGGCTGGAGATCCTCGGGGCGGTGGCCGGCGGATGA
- a CDS encoding response regulator: MPEFILVAEDDPGQAELVSTYLLREGFEVTVVPDGSAALAVAARRRPDLAILDVMMPGVDGLEVCRRLGGDEGVAVVLLTARSTENDMLLGLYLGADDYVTKPFSPRELVARVRTVLRRTRRQSALAAEQIAVGPVLVWPDRRQVTYAGVPVELTRAEFDILCALARRPELPVSRRQLLESLHGAADYMTERTIDTHVMNLRRKIEPDPQQPRLVQTVYGVGYKLVTPADDL; encoded by the coding sequence ATGCCTGAATTCATACTCGTGGCCGAGGACGATCCCGGCCAGGCCGAGCTGGTCAGCACCTACCTGCTCCGTGAGGGGTTCGAAGTCACCGTCGTGCCCGACGGGTCGGCCGCGCTCGCCGTGGCTGCCCGACGCCGACCGGACCTGGCCATTCTTGACGTCATGATGCCGGGGGTCGACGGGCTCGAAGTGTGCCGGCGCCTCGGTGGGGACGAGGGGGTCGCCGTCGTGCTGCTCACGGCCCGCTCCACCGAGAACGACATGCTGCTCGGCTTGTACCTGGGTGCGGACGACTACGTCACCAAACCCTTCAGCCCACGCGAGCTCGTGGCCCGCGTACGCACCGTTCTGCGTCGTACCCGGCGCCAGAGTGCCCTCGCTGCTGAACAGATCGCCGTCGGGCCCGTGCTGGTCTGGCCCGACCGGCGCCAGGTGACCTACGCCGGGGTCCCGGTCGAGCTGACCCGGGCCGAGTTCGACATCCTGTGCGCGCTGGCCCGTCGTCCGGAGCTGCCGGTATCGCGTCGGCAGTTGCTGGAATCCCTGCACGGGGCAGCGGATTACATGACCGAGCGCACCATCGATACTCACGTGATGAATCTGCGTCGCAAGATCGAGCCCGACCCGCAGCAGCCGAGACTGGTGCAGACCGTCTACGGGGTGGGTTACAAATTGGTGACTCCCGCCGATGATCTCTGA
- a CDS encoding ABC transporter ATP-binding protein: MRSGPLVELTAVTKTYPGGVVAVRGVNLDIERGEMVGIVGRSGSGKSTLLHLLGALDLPSAGQVRIDGYDIAGLRDRQLSALRARTIGFVFQQFHLAVGTSVLDNVADGMLYAGAHRTVRQARARETLGRVGLLHRLHHLPHQLSGGERQRVAIARAVIGRPALLLADEPTGNLDTASGNDVMTLLRELHSQGTTIVIITHDPELAAALPRQMTMNDGQLRGGRKR; the protein is encoded by the coding sequence ATGCGTAGCGGGCCCCTGGTGGAGCTCACCGCCGTCACCAAAACCTATCCGGGCGGTGTGGTCGCGGTCCGTGGGGTGAACCTGGACATCGAGCGTGGCGAAATGGTCGGGATCGTGGGGCGTTCCGGATCGGGCAAGTCAACCCTGTTGCACCTGCTCGGCGCGCTGGACCTTCCCAGCGCAGGCCAGGTCCGGATCGACGGGTACGACATCGCCGGTCTACGGGACCGGCAGTTGTCCGCGCTACGCGCCCGGACCATCGGTTTCGTCTTCCAGCAGTTCCATCTCGCCGTGGGCACCAGCGTTCTCGACAACGTGGCGGACGGCATGCTCTACGCCGGGGCCCACCGCACAGTCCGGCAAGCCCGGGCCAGGGAAACTCTTGGGCGGGTGGGTCTTTTGCATCGCCTGCATCACCTCCCGCACCAGCTGTCCGGAGGTGAGCGCCAGCGCGTGGCGATCGCCCGCGCCGTGATCGGGCGCCCGGCACTCCTTCTGGCTGACGAGCCCACCGGAAACCTCGACACCGCATCAGGGAACGACGTCATGACGTTGCTGCGTGAACTGCACAGTCAGGGGACCACCATCGTCATCATCACCCACGACCCCGAACTCGCTGCTGCACTGCCACGGCAGATGACCATGAACGACGGACAGCTGCGGGGGGGCCGGAAGCGATGA